The DNA region ATTTTTTTAGGTTGAACAGGTTCCTGACTCCCTCTAATTTTAAGATTTTTGAGTTTTAATGATAACTTATAGACAAAAAGTCAAACAAGTGTTTACAATGCCAGTTAAAGTGTTAATGTGATCAAAATTGCAATATACTGTActgcataaaataaacatttaaaatagatgCTTGTGATTTTAGTCATTTCCTTTAGcaactaaaaacaattaacacACATGGAGACCAGGTTATTTTTCCCAACAAAAGAGGAACATTTGTTCTAGAAGTTTTGGATTTGGTTGACTACACGTTCATTTAAGTAAGTGCATTATTTAAGCCCCCTCGGCCGGACTTTCATCCTCTCTCTCACTCTCCCACCTTCTATTGTAATGGTGATGAACTGTTCCTTGTCTACCTGTTACTTACTCTCCTCCCTGACTGACAGGCCATTCAACCTGTCCATCAGGTTTCATTTCCTCCCGCAGGACTCGTGCAGGAACAGTCACACCTCAACAGCTCAGAGTTTCCCTGTTACCAGTGATGAAATCCCATcaatacatattaaataataatagattCAACAGGTACTATGatgtataaattattaataagttGATCTGCTTTGGCTACACAGTTATATAGTGGATTCATATTATCATGAACATGAATATGgattaaatatatgtttaaacaaaattttaaattttgtttcTCTTTTGAAATGGTTGGAAAATGTATACGGTTTCATTTCTATGTAATATTACACTGGGCTAAATAGaaaatgaaacattatttaaCACATATTTTGACTATATTTTCgcaaatatatatttgaagtatGCACTCTTAACAATAAAGGTTCCTTTCTGTTGTTTATGGTTCTATGAAAAACCTTAATGTTGGTGGGAATCTAAAGTTTTAAATGTTCTTTagatttttaagatgttttttttttttttattaaggggttctttggggaaccaaaatgttttttctattgcatcactgcaataaataaataaataaataaaatgctaacaTTAATTTTAAGAGTGTGTTTATTCAattgaattcatctttatttcagtttcagttgcactttttacaatgtagattgtgtcaaagcagtttaacaaaGATGAAGAAAAGAGAGTAAAAGCcataatatttcaaattgtgGAACACTGCAGCAATGCAGGCCAGCAAGAGAGAAGTGTAGAATGTAGAATATCTAATGTATTACTTTTATCTGTCAAACATAAAATCaaaaaaatgaatcattaaatcTTGCATTTAAGCCTTAGGTAAAGTGAAAGAAATGAGTTTGTATGTTGATTAAATCCACCTTTTAATTGATTACTCATTATTTTTCTTATCTAAATCCTCATTTTCACTCAAATCAGATCCTATCAGTGCTTGCACGTTTATGACAACCTGTATTAGATCCTCAAGTGTAACATTGGTACActgtgacatgtttttttttcagtaaattgtgtgtttgtatgtgtttgtgtgttttaagggGCTAGAAAGTTCATTGCTTATCTAGCCTTGAACCACAGTCTTTAACAGACCGCTGGACTCTTTGGATTGTGGACCCTGTCTGTGTATTTAAGATAACCATACCTCTGTACCGAGGTGACTCACCAACACAGATTTCAAAAGATCTCCAAAATTCCAGACATTTGACAGGAGATTTCACATCTGAATGATAAATGTGTCTGCATGGGTAGATTTGGGCACTGTTTAATAAGAAACCATTGAAACTAAAGTGAAAGCAAGAATAGGCTACATACTGCATAATGGAAACTGAATCTCAGCAGCTGTGCGTGCGTGAATGGGTGGGTGTGTGCTAATATGTTTTTGACAGCAGTAATAAAATGCTTAGACACATATGATTCCAGTACAGTAAAAatcatttaattcaataaaatagtATATAACAGCAGACCAGTTGTACCTTTATCATCTTTATAAGATTTCTTCACTGCGTTTCCAATACTGTTACAATGAGTTGCATCATACCTCTGCAGTACAACTCTTCCCATGACAACCACTGCCCCAGATATGGCGAAAGGAATTTAAATAACAGAATATTAAACAGTAGATATCTCACTTTAGAACCCGTACAAAAATACTTTACAGACGAAATACGTGACAGGGTTTCCAGATTACCAGAGCTGTACCGAGCACACGGTGGGGATGTTGCGCAATCCAGGCGCACAGTCCACTTTCATGTTTTTCTCTCGGCTGTAAACGCGTCGAACGAGCGCTCGCCCGTTTTTCCAATCGACGGCAGAAAACTTTTGTTGTAAATTCTGCACTCTTTAAAGTCACTGAGTCATTAAGCACCACGGGAGTCCCGTCAGCACTGGCCGGTGGCGGAGAGCAGGTTCCGCAGCGTCGCCAGTTCTCGTGACAGCTGCTCCACGCGCTTCTGTAACCGGTCGTTCTCGGCCGCGAGCTCGAGCACTTTGTGCTGCGTCTCCAGGTTGCGCATTTTGGCTTTGTCTCTGCTTTTGCGGACGGCGAGATTGTTCCTCTCGCGTCGCTGTCTGTACTCGTCGCTGTCCTTGTCCAGCCGCTTCTTGCCTTTCCCGCTTGAGGTCATTTTACCGCCCGCTTGAGGTGATCTTCCCTTACCTGACGGCGCAGGTGTACCTGGCGGGCTCGAGCAGGAGGAAGACGCGGTCGAAATGTTCCCCAGGCTGCCGCTCGGAGCAGTCTGGTACGGCAGGTACGAGCGCATGTCATAGCCACCGGGACCATCCATTGGCGTCTCTTCGTGTCGCCCGTTACTTTTGGCAAAACTGCCCATAAAGTCCGGGCTGAACACGGCGTCTATGCGCGTCTCCTGCAGCTCCGGGTACGCCAGCTGGTTCGGGTCCCGCTCGGTCAGCGAGATGTAGTTCTTGTAGTTCTGGAGCGCTGCTCTCTTGCTCTTGTTCTCCTCAGAGAGAAAGTCGCTGTAGATTCCCAGTGCGCGGTGCCGGTGGCTTTCGTCTTGGCTGGCCAGATGCTGGTACTGGGGCAAAGAGTCCAAATAGATGCTGAAGTCTATGGCTTTCTCGTGCTCAGAAATATCATGAAGCTTCGTCATGGAGCCGTTGACTGGCTGCTTGCATACACCGTCGCTGACCGGACTGCTGCTGGCGTTAGTGCTGTGGAAAGCGAGGTAGTCCCCCTCGTAAAAACCGGCCACTTCCATGGATCTTAACACCCGCCGGATTGCGGCAGGACGGAGATCAGGGTTTCGCCGCCCCTGAGAACTTCGCAAGTTTCACCGACTACAAGTGCAGAAATAAAACTCACGCGAGGATTCGAGAGTCTTCGATGGCAGAAATAACTAGATGACTTTGGTCTAGTTGTATGTAGGTGATAGGTTGCCTGCCCAGCGTTCGCTGGAGAGCTCGAGTCAGTTTTCATGTCTCGGATTGAGGAGTTTATAGGGGTGTGAGAGTGGGCGGCGATTCTCGATTTGGTATGTGACGCGTTTTTCTGGTTTGACCGCACACTAACAACTTAAAAGCGGGGTGCTCAAATCActgaataacaaaagaaaaaaatatacacgacataaacatatgcaaatgcgCTGAACGTGGGGTTTTATATAATTAGAATCAGAATCAGATTTAATGGCAGGTACACACAAGACTTTGAGTAGCCTATATTTCACACACAGCTTAGTCTaagaatacaaaatataaaaaatataaagtgttTGTTATTTGAACaagtgaaacacaaacacacacacacacacacacacacacacacacacacacacacacacacacacacacacacacacacacacacacacacattgcctaTATAAGTGGAAATAACAGGGTCTAATTAAATGAAGAAACAATATTGTAACATTTAACAATAGCAATAGTCTGTTCAACACAGATCTCCCTCTTTGTGTAATTATTAGGATTCTTTACAAGGTTGCATCCTTATTATTTTCTTACATACCCACCGAACTATAAAGACAGCATCCATAAGTAAAGTGATAAAAACATCAGCTGGTTGGTGTACAACACTACTGTATGTGCTATGGGCATTTTTGGTCATTATTTAAGAAATATCTGACAATTTGATCAGTCAAAATAAAGTCTTCTGTAGTGTAATAGCTAATTGAGCAACAAAGGCACAATTGGCTGTATACTGTATGGTAAATATAGTCACTCATTGCAATCTACCAGCCATGACTAACAATGCAGTACAACATTGAGTGTCCTATTGCTTTTTTATTGATGACCACACACCAAAAGTCATTTTGGTTATTAATGTTATTAGGTAAACTCATTTAGCAACATTATTCAGTCAATATGACGATAGTCCTTGATTTGCCAGCAAGATTAAAAACAAGTACAATTAAGAagaaaggaaataaaatataaaattctcTATGGGGATGTGCAGCGAGGAAGTGGTCAAAGTTGGTATTGAAAATAACAGTAGATTGAGCAATCAGTTGTTAGAgctataaatgtatgttttataacttaatttcaaaatttagtttttaatttagccTACTTATAAAGTTGCCATCATGGATTATGATCTAAATCCAGGATCTGTTAAATCCTTTctagttaattaatttattcacattATTCGTCGATTTCATATCATCAATGTCTAGTCTCAGCTCTCTCAGAGGGCCACTGCTTGCAGCAACAAATTTGTCCTTCTTCAGTAATGTGCTCAGTCTGCCACCTGCCGGGTCAAGATAGCACAACACGAGCTGCTGAACTGAGTTtcatcattgacatccataagcACACTTCTTCACCATTTTTCAATAATAGCGTTTCTTTCGTACCTTAACATTTACCATGTGTTCACCAAAGTGCAAAAAGATGAGGCtcagtaataataaatacatttcaccacaattttttttcgatattgtGTTATTtcatattagattagattaaactttttttgctatttcacATGTACAAGACAACGAAATGCTGTTTAGGTCTTACTAGAAGTGTAATAGCATCATGTGCAGGATATAGGTAAGTTATAATGGTCAATAATAGAAAAACTATTagtaatatttacagatggatgtactatgaacattatatacaggttgtattggctataaacagatttacaatatgaATACATACAGGTTGCTATTATTAATCAGAAGTATGCagatatatagaaaaataattactaatgtatatgtacagtgggtacAATTCAAAAAGAATTAGTGCAATGTAGTGCGATAAATATGTGAaacttttaaatgtgcaaatatgaAATAGTGCAGTGATTATGGGGAGTGTGAGTTGTGAGGAGATTgtgggggtggatgggggggggGTCTCAGTGGGGGGGGAGAGTTCAAAAggaatatattgtttatatattcacATATGTTTTATTCACAAATACAATTTCAAAAACCCATTACAGCATTTGTACTGTCATagatctttaccttttaattcaTACTAAACATCACAAACTGACATTTTAATTGTACTAAATATTATGTCTAATAACTAATAGTTAATATTGTCCTCACCGTTTCCTGTTATCGTCcacagaaaaataataacatgGGTCGTCTGGAATAAAGTAATGCTGGATAAATGATGGTGACATATTTTCatccagacaaaaaaaaagtattttatttgaaaaaatgtaaCGTTGTAAAAGTCCAattattagacattttagacTGTGACGTAACTTCAAACAtagtttgacatttttttttggacaaaataGCAGTTCGTAATACAATTTTCTATCATCATGTGAAAAGTAACAATATACAatcacattaaaatatataaaaaattgaaaaagaaaaaacaaacaaaaacaaacagaaagggTATAGGGTATATACATCATACATTAAAGAAAATGATTATATAATTTACACATTTCAGTTGCTTTTGAAGCCTTTTTTGTAAAAAGTTAGAAATAGTTTCAATATAATACTGCATTACtgagcaaaatatataaaaaaacttttttatttgtaaatgaacatgtatgtgtgtattttgaaTAACCAAAATAttgtatacaaaaatacatattttacatattacatattttcaCTCGGaccaaaaaaaagttatttgtttAGACTGTGACGTACTTTCAaacatggtttttaaaaaatatatattttactagcaattttttttgacaaaatagCAGTTCaaaatacatttgattattattattattattattatgcgaaAAGTAAGAATATACAATCAcattaaactataaataaaatgaaaaaaaaattgaaaaaggaaaacaaaaaaatacaatcagaACAGAGCATACACATCAACATTAAAGAAAAAATGATTATATAGCCTAATTTacacatttcagttgtttttaaagccttttttctAAAAGAGTTATAAATAGtttcaacataataataatttttatcataataattacagtaagcaaaatatatataaaaatttggtTTGGAaaaatttatgtatataaaatttatttttatgtaaaggtTCTGTTTTGTAATTAACACAACCTAACAAAACATTTGGGGGGCTTAATTTCCAATTACTTTGTAATTATAATGTTGAGAAAATACCAGCTAAATTATTCCAATTTCATAAGCAATTTCTTCTTGTCTGGTCACAATTATACCAGCACAACTTTTCTCctcacaaatatttatttatttatatttttatttaggctatttggaATAACCAAAACATTGTATAAGCCACAAAAACAAATATCTTTCTTCCACCATGGTTTGAAGCAAATATTCTGATTGTTAGTGAATTATTAAAGGCAAATGGACATTTAGTAAATTATAAAGAATTTATTATTTAGTTCATAATACAAACCCCCTTTTACACTAAAGTAAACCTCCGTCACCATAGCCTGCTTTCTGATTGGTTGCATCCGGGTGGGGTCAGGACATTCTTGCTTTCTAATTGGTCGTCATGTTTGTTATGATAACGTACTCTAATTGCCGATTGGCTGGATTCTGGAGCGGAACGAACCCAATTGGTGGAGTGAGAAGACGCGGAACAGGGCGTTCAGAGGCGTGGAGTTCAGGATGCGGAATTAACGCATCCGCTGCGCCCGAACCGGACTGAATATGGCGAGCACCGAGCAAAGCGGGTCTTCAAAAAACTTTCACACACCCGCGCCAAGTGGATCAGAGCAATCGGGCGCAAGATGGGGTCCACAGCATGCCGGTGCTCGAGAGCTTGCGGAGTTATACTCGCCAGGTAGGAATTTAACCTGTTTTACGTGTCTCGTCGGCACCGGTACTCGCCCGGCTCTGCCCACACCAGGGATTGAACGGACTGCCAGCCACGAGTTTTTCTCCGAGAGCACAGACACGGAGCTGTAGCATTCGCCGCGTAGTGTGTTTTGAAAGTGCACGTAACAGAGCGCGTGCATGTTCAGTCAGGGGTCTCTACGGGGGTAAACATGACGCGTTTATTACTGTAACACCGAGACGGATTAATGAGAGATGTTCATGTGGCAGCCAGTTTAAATGAGCCCCGTAAGAGATGCCAGTCATCAGACAAGTCGAACATAATTGTCTGTGGAAAATTTGACCAAATTGGGTTATTAATCATGTCTTTAGGTCTCAAGGGAGTAGTTTCTGTGCCAAGAATAGTACAGTACTTGTAGCTGTCAGATATTGACAGGATATGATTTAGATGTTTTGCTTTCCATATAGATTAAAAAATAGACTCAGTAATTGGGCTAGTTTAAAAGAAGTTGTACACAAAATATGGACAACATTTTGGTAAGTAACAATTAAAGACACACAGATTTGAAGTTGGGTTATGTCTGCATGGGTTCTACTAATATTGTCATCACATGACTCGTTTGTCATGCAGTGAGTTGCTTCTCAAAACAGGACATAATGTCACAAGATGTTTATATAAAATGTACAGAATACTCAAACATACCTGTTTTTTTCTTAGTCTCAAATTCTGCCCTTTACAGTTCAATAAAGTTGTTTGCAAACACACATCTTCACAGCAGATCTTCAATTGTGTATTCCTTCTAATGTTTTGACTCCTTTACACGTTTTGAGACTTCTCATTGGATAAAAATTACATaaagtttacacacacaaaaaacaaacataaaaacaacaacaacaaaaaaacaagtacATGTAGCGCATTGTTGTAAATATTTGGTAGGTTAAATCAGAAAGTATACGTCAAAAGGCCAGTTAATTAGGTTCATTCTTAACCTGGTAGCTTGAAAGTTAAACAAGAAGCCACGATGACCAAATGTatactttttctatttttatcCAGACCAAAAAATGAACAGGTGAACAGAgaacacacaaagaaaaaaagatcCATTGTCTATTGTCAGTAACAAAGCAAAGTATGAATCACAAAAGTCACTTTGAAACCAGGCATCTTTATTGCTGGTCAATGTGAAATTAGAATGACCAACTCAAACTGTTGTGAAATCTGTGTTGTACGTCATCCTCATGCGGCTTTATCATATCAGACTCATGGATTTCCAATTGAAATGATCAGAAATATGGAAGTCTATGACCCAGTAACAACAAAATTTAAagtccaaaacaaacaaacaaacaaacaagccaaTTTGCATTACTCAATTCTAGGTAATTGTGAAAAAAGGATCTTCTACATGTAAATGgatatacatgtgtgtatatatgtgtagtGCTGCAGTTTGTAAACAAACTTCACACTTCCAATCCAAAATGCATCAGTACAAAGTCTGGTACCTTTAATACGGTTGAATATTGATTGAGattaatcaacaaaaaaaaacaaaagcttatTGAGTGCGATTTAAGGACCATGttgtgattttaataataatctttGATCACACTATCTTTTAAAatgcacaacaacaaaaaaacataatattttatagtCAATTTCACCTAAAACCAGCAGCTTACAATATTTTGTGTGTGGTAAATCAGAATGTACTACAGGAGGAGGAAGTTCTTCAGTACCACTACCAGCAGGGAACAGTGAACACTGTGTGTAGGACAAATGCCGCATATATAAACAGAAGAACAGAACAGGGCtgaaaaccaaacaaaaccagaCAAGTGTGAGGGTGTGGTAGGTGTGACCAGTTTGAGTTGGTGTAGGTAGGTTGGGTGCTACGGTTCAATGTCAAATCGAGCAGAACCTATGTGGGTTTCTGGTTGGCATGAGATTCAGTGCTTCTATATCTTCACATCATTGTCCTCATGTTTACAGTGGCTATAGTGACTCAAGCAGTGTACAAGCTCTGTGTTCCGTTGTTAGATTAACTTTTAATGAATCATTCACCTTGGAATAAagtattatttctttattctctCAACTGTGTTGAGAATCAGGTTTCTTCGTCATTTCAGATATTTTCTCTCAAGTGGTTCTGCACTGAATTTAGGGCAAAGGTGAATTTGCCCACGGCACAATTGTTGCTGTGCAGTGAAACAATGTGACATTGGGAGCATTGTTTTAATACAAGCTCATAAGCATATGCCTCAGTCTCagtcactgattcaaatgttTCTCGAGAGTTTTATGACAGTAATTCTTATATTTTTGAAACTTAAGCTGCCAGTATTTTTGATATAGTTGTGTTACTGTATTGCTAATTTGAATTCAGCCACCTGTTGTCTTGAAATGAAATAGGATTTATCTTGTTGATCTGCGGTTCCAGCATTTGAATTTATTCTGTATCTATAGCTTACGGCTTAAAAGGATAGCTCACCCAACAGATTGCTGTTCATTAATTTACTCAGGTTTTCCTCAGTAGAAcattagcattttttttgtttgttgctgaAACCATGGTCATTTAGTGACTAATACAATGTGATATTTACTGAC from Danio rerio strain Tuebingen ecotype United States chromosome 8, GRCz12tu, whole genome shotgun sequence includes:
- the cebpb gene encoding CCAAT/enhancer-binding protein beta (The RefSeq protein has 1 substitution compared to this genomic sequence), whose protein sequence is MEVAGFYEGDYLAFHSTNASSSPVSDGVCKQPVNGSMTKLHDISEHEKAIDFSIYLDSLPQYQHLASQDESHRHRALGIYSDFLSEGNKSKRAALQNYKNYISLTERDPNQLAYPELQETRIDAVFSPDFMGSFAKSNGRHEETPMDGPGGYDMRSYLPYQTAPSGSLGNISTASSSCSSPPGTPAPSGKGRSPQAGGKMTSSGKGKKRLDKDSDEYRQRRERNNLAVRKSRDKAKMRNLETQHKVLELAAENDRLQKRVEQLSRELATLRNLLSATGQC